The proteins below come from a single Zea mays cultivar B73 chromosome 8, Zm-B73-REFERENCE-NAM-5.0, whole genome shotgun sequence genomic window:
- the LOC100276705 gene encoding Mediator of RNA polymerase II transcription subunit 28-like has translation MAEPTPSQSPAQTPPPPPTQQTPAAGGLEDMLACVAALEAALLPCLPARELQAVDRSLQSSHQIDVERHARDFMEAAKKLQSYFISLQREEPPSAEEMLRKEITTMEEELKSKSELIAKHKKLIEGWQKELKEQLSKHITELERV, from the exons ATGGCTGAGCCGACGCCGTCGCAGTCGCCAGCGCAGACGCCGCCCCCGCCGCCGACGCAGCAGACTCCCGCGGCGGGTGGGCTCGAGGACATGCTGGCGTGTGTGGCGGCGCTGGAGGCCGCGCTGCTGCCGTGCCTCCCCGCGCGCGAGCTCCAGGCCGTCGACCGCTCCCTCCAGTCCTCCCACCAGA TTGATGTTGAGAGGCACGCAAGGGATTTCATGGAGGCTGCCAAGAAGCTCCAGTCTTATTTCATCAGCCTGCAGCGTGAGGAACCGCCATCTGCAGAAGAGATGCTTCGAAAG GAGATTACGACAATGGAGGAAGAGTTGAAGAGCAAGTCTGAGCTCATTGCCAAGCACAAGAAGTTGATTGAAGGGTGGCAAAAGGAACTGAAGGAGCAGCTGAGCAAGCACATCACGGAGCTTGAAAGGGTGTGA